In Pedobacter sp. WC2423, the following are encoded in one genomic region:
- a CDS encoding aspartyl protease family protein, translating to MIQKRSRKINYAQLLLTGGVMLYLLFVIAPPVYAQKFEFSGKRRKQSIPFTLVKNLIIVPLYINGKGPYNFLLDTGVAQMIITDTTFLENLDLQRAQTVKVQGYGFGDNIEAVLTRNITAKIGKATIKNIPTAIFKKDIFDLSSYLGIKIYGILGYYFFNSFTVKINYYTNKLTFYNPDTKLEHKGTSIPIQITGGKPYLTTQIQTSELGTMDVDLLIDNGSSHPLMMESLQNKPFPLPVKTIPANLGVGINGIINGSMGRIYAIKLGTYTLNEVLTGFPEYNTERSTMEGRTRNGSLGSDILRHFLVTFDYTGGFLYLKKNNNDVPKFEHDMSGLEIYVIQGIKDRYYIGRIEIGSPAEEAGLKENDEITAINFASVIHYKLNDLTEMLKDHNGKQLLIEIYRGDDKHVVLLKLKKRI from the coding sequence ATGATCCAAAAACGCTCCAGGAAAATTAACTATGCTCAGTTATTGCTTACCGGAGGCGTAATGTTATACCTGCTGTTTGTAATAGCTCCTCCTGTCTATGCACAGAAATTTGAGTTCAGCGGAAAGCGGAGAAAACAGTCCATTCCTTTTACCCTGGTCAAAAATCTGATTATAGTTCCGCTGTACATCAACGGCAAGGGACCATATAATTTTCTCTTAGACACAGGCGTGGCGCAAATGATTATTACGGATACTACTTTTCTGGAGAATCTGGATCTCCAAAGAGCTCAGACCGTAAAGGTTCAGGGATATGGATTCGGTGACAATATTGAAGCTGTTTTAACCAGAAATATCACTGCCAAAATAGGCAAAGCTACGATTAAAAATATCCCTACTGCGATCTTTAAAAAAGACATTTTCGATCTGTCCAGTTATCTTGGTATTAAAATTTACGGTATTTTGGGCTACTATTTTTTCAATAGTTTTACAGTAAAAATCAATTATTATACGAATAAGCTTACGTTTTATAATCCTGACACTAAACTTGAGCATAAAGGGACAAGTATTCCGATACAAATTACAGGTGGAAAACCCTATTTAACCACACAAATACAAACCAGTGAACTAGGCACTATGGATGTTGATCTGCTAATTGATAATGGCTCCAGCCATCCGCTAATGATGGAATCTCTGCAGAATAAACCTTTCCCATTGCCTGTAAAAACAATCCCCGCCAATCTGGGTGTTGGAATTAACGGTATCATTAATGGCTCAATGGGTAGAATTTATGCAATTAAACTTGGAACTTATACTTTGAACGAAGTGCTGACAGGTTTTCCTGAATATAATACTGAACGTTCTACAATGGAAGGAAGGACCAGGAATGGTAGCCTGGGCTCTGACATACTCCGGCATTTTTTGGTTACGTTTGATTATACAGGCGGATTCTTATACCTGAAGAAGAACAATAATGATGTTCCAAAATTTGAGCATGACATGTCTGGTCTTGAAATTTACGTGATACAAGGAATAAAAGATCGTTACTATATTGGCAGAATTGAAATTGGTTCTCCTGCAGAAGAAGCTGGATTAAAAGAAAATGATGAGATCACTGCTATAAACTTTGCCAGTGTGATACACTATAAACTGAATGATCTTACAGAAATGCTAAAAGATCACAATGGGAAACAATTATTGATTGAAATCTACAGAGGTGATGACAAGCATGTTGTGCTGCTCAAATTAAAAAAACGTATTTAG